In Candidatus Thermoplasmatota archaeon, the genomic window CCGCCGCTTGCCTCTGCCCTCCGGGCGTCTGCAGGTTGACGCGGCTTCCGTCCTGTCCGAAGATCGAGACTCCGGTCTCCTGCTGCACGGTCGTCGTCAGAAGCCCGAACCACGCGCCGACGATGAGCAGGCCCGCGAGCACCGCCAGCCTCTTTCGGCGGCGAAGCCAGGACTGCCGCAACGGCTCCAGCGCGTGGGGCGATCCGACGTCGATCATGCAGGTGATGAGATGGAAAGAACGGGGCGCCCGCGAAGGGCGCCCCGGCGTTCGACGAAGCCTACCCAACCTCTACGGGTGCGCGTCGTACGGCGCGGCGCTGCCGACCGCGTCCACGAACCGGAACGTGCGGGCTCCGGGCTCGGCGGGGCGGGTCGCCAGGAAGTACAGGTCGACCTGGGCCGTGTCGTGCGTGTGCGCGGCGGCGGGGGCGCCCTGCGTGTCGTGGCTGTCACCGGCAAGCGTGTCGTCGGTGGCCGACGGGTGCGCCTTGCAGTCGCTGCAGAGCGCGTCCAGCGCGTCGAGCCGGACGAGGTTCACGAAGTTGTACTCCTTGTTCGTGGGGCAGCCCGCACCGCCGGGGCTCGCCGGGTTGCACGGCGCGGCGTCCACCGTGGTGGCGCCCGTGGCGACGACGAACATGGGCTCGTCCTCGCACGTCGTGGTCTGCAGCGGGGGCAGGGGCGGGCCGGTCGTGACGCACTTCTCGTACGTGTAGAAGTCCACGATCCAGGCCTGGTTGTTGGGGTCGACGAAGGAGTAGCTCTCCACGTACTCGGCGACTCCAAAGGACGCCTCGGGGTTGTCGTCACCGGCCTCGACGGCGATGACGAATCCGACGTTGTTGACGATGATCGTCTGCGTCGGGAAGAGCTCCTGGTCGTTGAACCAGAACACACCGCGGATCACCAGGGTTTCCCGGGCGATGCCCGCGATGGCCGCAAACTCGATGCGGTCCTCCTTCTCGATGGCGGCATAGACGGTATGCCCCTCGACGACGGTCACGTTCTCGGTCTTCAATGCAGAGGCCGCGCCCGGCACTGCGAACAGCAGCACCAAGGCGACCACCCACTTGCGGTTGTGCATGTTGCCTCAAACCTCCTTCGTTGTGGATCCGCCGACGGTGCCGCCGACGGTGCTCAAAGGGACGCCGCGAAGTCGCGGCTGTCCGAAAGCTTTCGCCTCCACGGCGGGACGACCGCCGGGGCCCGGGATGAATCGTTCCGTGTCACCCGAGGGGGGAAATCCCGTGAAAACGGCTGAAATCCTGCGGTCGGGCGTCATTGGCGCGCCTCCCTGCGAGCGGCCGGCGCCTCGGCGTCGGCGGGCGCAAGAAGCGTTCCGGAGAGCGCTTCGACGCGCACGGAGAATTCTTCCGAGCGGTCCCAGCGCTCCTCCAAAAGCCCGCGCAGCTCAGCCACGATGGCCGAGTCGTCGGTCCACATGGCCACGTCCTCGCCCTGGAAGATGTGCTCGTCGTCGGGCACGTGGTGGCAGACGATGGCCTCGCGGTCGTCGATGAGGAGGATCGACGCGGGGCCCGCCTGCGGCAGCCGCGCCGACTCGGGCGGGTGGCGCACGACGCCCACCTCGGCCACGGCCGAGAGCGGATCGAGGTTCCGCGGCTCGACGGGGCAGAGCACGCGGACGGCCACGCCGGCGGCGGCCTTCTCGCGGAGAGCGGGGAGGGAGTGGGCGAGCCGGATGCCCGCCCACTGGGATCCTGTGGCGAGAATCTCCCGGTGCGCGCGACCGAGCATCTCGTTCTGCTTCTGGGCCACGTTGCGGCGGCCCTTCAGCACGTGGAAGGTGCCCGCGCGGTCGACCGCGACCGCGCGGGGCTTGGCTCCCTGGCCCCCGAAGAATCCCTTGTCGGACTCGATGCGGGCGAGCCTGGCGCGTTGCGCGCGCTCCACAGCCTCCAGGTACTCGTGGAAGGGAACGGGCTGGTAGCGCTTGGGGCGCTCGGGGATGATCTCGGCGAGCTGCTTTCCGTGCAGGTCGTCGAGCACGGCGTAGATCTTCGTGCGCGGCACGCGCGAGACGCGCGCGGCGTCGTGCGCCGTGGCGCTTCCGAGGTCCAGAAGCGCGAGGTACGCGCGGGCCTCGTACTCGGTGAGGCCGTACTCGCGCAGCTTCTCGACGCGCTGTCCGTTGATCGGCATTAGGCGCGCACCTCCTGGTCGAGCGAGGGCTTGGGGGGAGGGGGGGCCGCGTTGGGCGCGCGGCCCACGTAAAGATCGACGCCGAAGGCCTGGTGCGTGTGGTCCTCGTCGGATTCCTTGTGGCCGCCCGTCGTCTCGTCGTCGGGGAGGTCGCTGTCCCAACCGCCCGAGCCGTCGCGCGTGTGGGAGACGTCCTGGACGAAGGCGCCCTTGAACTTGCACGTGTCCACGAGGAGGACGAAGTTGTACTCCTCGTGGTTGGAGAGGCCGGGGAAGGCGTCCTGCGTGGTGGGACCCACGGAGACGACCCACGTGAACCAGGCGTTCACGTTCTGCGTGTGGTTGGCCGCGGGCGACTGGGCGGGCGGCGGGACGGGCACGTTGTGCTGCGTCGTGCCGTTCGTGTTGTAGACGTACTGGTACTCGACGACCTTCCACGAGACGCCGTTGGGGTCGGTGAACTCGTAGCGGTCGTTTTCGTAGAGCAGGCGTTCGCGGGGATCGGGAGCTCCTTGCTCGACGGCGTACACGTACGCGGAGCCGTCGGCGGCGGGGCGCGAGAAGAGGACCATGTCGTTAAACCACATGACGCGCGCTCGGACCAGCCCCACGATCGCGGCCAGGCACGGATCGAATCCGTCCATGTCCGCGTACACCGAGTGGCCGGTGACCGCGACGGTCTCGCCTCTGGCGAAGGGGAGCGCGCTCGATAGTACGAGCGCGGCCAGGGCGAAGGCCGCCAGGCGCATCGGACCGTGGTCCTCCCGTTAGCCGATCTCCAAGAGAGCGTAGGCGTTCGCGACGGCAAGCCCAAACTGCACGCTTGTCCGCGGGGTGTCCTCGAAGAGGAGCCCCAGCGCTGGCAGCGACCCGACGTTTCTCTGACCCATGGTGGCAACACCTTCCCCGCGCGCACGCGCGGGTTTCCGGCCGCCGCTCCCGCCCGGCAAGGTGGGACCGGCCGCCTGGCCACACGTTGGCATGCTACACTTTAGCATGTCGCCTGTCACAGCAGGGAGTTACGGAAAAAACGCGCGCCGCGTCGCGCACGCGCGCCGCGGCTACGCAAGGAACCGACGAGAGTTGCAACCTCGCGCGCGGAAAAAGTCGCGCGCGAACGGAGAGAGACCGCCTCGCAAACGCGTGGCCGCGTCACGCCGTGGCCGACGCGACGCGCTGCGCCGCGAGCCCGTGCGCAAGCCGCCACGGCAGCTCGAGCATCGCGCGGATGCCCGCGACCATGGCCTTGTCGTTTGTCCACAGTCCCACGTCGGAGCCCACGTAGAGGTGATCGTCGTCGGGCAGGACGTGCAGCAGCATGGCCTCCTCACCGTCGACGATGAGCGCCGCCACGCCGGGGTTCTCCTCCCAGCGCATCGGCCGCAACTCGGCGATCTCGGAGAGCGCGCGCGCGGCGGCGCGGTTTCGCTCCGTGAGGGGCGCAAGAATCCGGACGGCCACCCCGTTGCGGGCGGCCTCGTTTGCGGCCTCGGGCGAGGCGGCAAGGCGCCGGACCTGGCCTTCCGTCGCGGCCAGGAGGACGTCGATGCGGGCCCGGCCCATCATGGCGGCGACGCGCTCCTCGACCGCCGCGCGGCTGCGAAGGAGCGTGAACTGGCCGTCGCCCTCCACCGCAAGGCCCCCGTTGGGGAGGAACTCCGCGGCCAGCGCCTCGCGTTCCTCCTCGAGGGTCGTCAGGCGCTTTCGCATCTCGTCCTCGCGGGCGGACAGGAATTCGGAGAGCGGGCGCGGCACGTACCGCATGGGGCGCTCGGGCACCATGTCAAGAAGGCCCTTTCGCGCAAGCGACTGGAGGGTGTCGTAGATCTTCGTCCGCGGGACGCGCGACACTTCCGCCACGCGCCCGGCGATGGCGCCCTGCGTCTCGGCGTGGGTGACCTCCAGGAGCGCGAGGTAGGCCCTCGCCTCGTACTCGGTCAAGCCCAGTTCCTGAAGTTTGGCGATCTTGCGCGGCTCCACGATCTCCCTCTCCCGTTCGACCTCTCCGGAAGCGCAGAGCCTTCGCTACGGCAGAGAACATCTCCCTGTTCCCCAGCGACGGCACGGCAAAGCCGGATCCTGGTCGGATTCCGGCCCGGCCCCCGGCAAGGGGCCGCTTCTGGGCCGTCGTGCGCTTGCCTTGTATTAAGCATTTCGCGGGTTCCCAAAAAAAAGGCGAAGAAACTCGAATAGGTAAGTTTCCTGGAGGATATCTTCTCACTTGTTCAGGCATTCTCCGCATAGCCCCTTTCGCAGCCGGGCCTTGCCGAATAGCCCCGCCGACCGACGGCCGGGCTTCCGGCTTGTCCCAGAAACCCCTTGCCTCGCACCGTCGCCTCCCTACGAGTCCTCCGGCCGCCAGGTCGAAGTCCGGGGGAGGCGACCGCCATGCCACGGAATCCGTCCCGCGCCAAGACCCCCTCGTCCATGCCCCGCGTTCCCGACACGCCGTTCCGCACGGCCAACCAGCCGGAGGCCTTCCGCGCGCTCCTTGCCTTCCGACCGTACGTGTTCACGACGGGCATCCACTCGCCCTTCCAGGCGATGCTTGCCCGCATGGCCGGGCTGCCGTGCGTGTACATGAGCGGCTACTCGACGGCCCTGGGGCGCCTGGGCGTCGCGGACCTTGGCTTCCCCACCCTCACCGAGATGGTCGACAACGCGAAGTACATCGCGCGCGCCGCCGGCATCCCCGTCATCGCGGACGCCGACGACGGCTACGGCGACGCGAAGATCGTGCAGCGCACGGTCGCCGAGTTCGAGCAGGTGGGCGTGGCCGGCATCCACCTGGAGGACCAGACGCTTCCCAAGCGCTGCGGGCACCTCGGCGGAAAGCGCGTGATCCCCGTGGACGAGGCCGTGGGGAAGTTCCGCGCGGCCGTCGACGCGCGCGTGAACCCGAACTTCTTCCTCATCGCCCGCACGGACGCCTACGGCGCCGCCAACGCCCGCGGGGACGGCTTCGAGGAGTCGCTCGAACGCGGCCGCCGCTACGCGGACGCGGGCATGGACATGGTCTGGCCCGAGATGCCAACGGCCTCCCGCGACGACGCGGTTCGCTGGTCCGAAGCGTTCCGCGAGACGCACCCCGACGTCCCGCTCGGCTTCAACTACTCGTCGAGCTTCCGGTGGCACGAGGAGGAGGACCCGCTCACCGTCTCCGAGCTGGGCAAGCTCGGGTACCGGTACATCTTCACCACGCTTGGCGCCATCCACGCAGAGGCGCTTGCCGTGCTCGAGTACATGGAGGGCATGCGGCGCACGGAGGAGCGCGCCGTGTTCCGCCTGGAGCGCATGCGCCGCGGCGCGCCGACCGAGAGCCACCACGTGCTGGGCCGCTTCGAGCACTTCAAGGAAATCGAGAAGCGCTACCTGCCGCCCGAGGAGGTGAAGGCGCGCTACGCCCTTTCGACCGGCTTTGGCGCCGACGGCGGCAAGCTGCGTCCCACGGCAACCGGTGGCGGAGGAAGCCGCCGCAACGGTCACGGCGCCGCCCGCGCGGCCGCCCGGGGGGTGCGCTCGCGTGCCCGTCGCGCCTAGCCACAACGGCGGCCGGGCCGCAAACGGCCGCCCGTTCCGCCTCCGCCGCTCGCAGCTTGCCGTGCCGGCGAGCAACCCCCGCATGATGGAGAAGGCGGCTTTAAGCGAGGCGGACGAGGTGTTCCTCGACCTCGAGGACGCCGTCGCGCCCTCGAAGAAGCCCGAGGCGCGAAAGCTCCTCGTCACCGCGCTTGGCGAGCTCGACTTTGGCAAGCGCACCGTGTGCTACCGCATCAACGGCCTCGACACGTCGTGGTGGTACGAGGACGTCATCCAGGTCGTTTCCGCGGCCGGCGACAGGATCCACGACCTCATGATTCCCAAGGTGGAGACGCCCGGGCAGGTCGAGGCCGTGGACCTCCTGCTTGCGCAGGTCGAGGCGAACGCCGGCCTCGAACCGGGTCGCATCGGGCTTGAGGCGCAGATCGAAGGGCCCCGGGGCGCGGCCAACGCCCGGGAGATCGCCCGCGCAAGCCCTCGCCTGGAAGCGCTGATCTTTGGCCCCGGCGACTTCGCAGCCGCCGTGGGCATGCCCACGCCCATGATCGGGGACGATGCGCCCTACGAATCGCACGCGTGGCATGCGATCCTCTCCTGGCTTGTGTGGAGCGGCAAGGCCGCCGGTCTGGCTGTCCTCGACGGACCCTACGCGCGGATCGACGACGCGGCCGGCTACCGTCGCAGCTGCGAGCGGGCGCGTTTCCTTGGCGTGGACGGCAAGTGGGCCATCCACCCGGACCAGATCCCGATCGCCAACGAGGTGTTCGCTCCGACGAAGGAGCAGACCGCGCGCGCCGTGCACGTCCTCTCCGTCTACGAGAAGGCGCTTGCCGAGGGCAAGGGCGCCCTCAAGCTCGACGGAGAGATGGTCGACGCCGCGACGCTTCGCATGGCCAACACGACGATCGCCACGGCCCGCGCCGCGGGCCTGCTGTGAGGGGAACACGCGTGGGAACGAAGGAACCGACGACAACGACGATCTGCCCGAACGTGGACTGCCAGGCGCGGTTCGACTGCGACGCGTGCCTGCACGCGCACCTGCTGTCGAACTACGCGGTGGGCTGGGCCGACGTGTTCGGAAAGCCCCAAGACGCGTACGTGCACTTCTGCGCGCGCCACGCCGCCTGCACGCCGGCCGTGCTCGCGGTGAAGCTTGGAAACATCGGCCACCCGCCGGCCGTCGAGCGCGCGCTGCCGGAGCGCGCCGAGGCCTAGCTCCAACGATGGTAGGCCGGATGCCCCGGCCCCACGGCCACGAAGACGCCCGTGCAGCGCGCGGTGACCTTGCCAAGCGCCTCCAGCTGCGCTTCCACGGTCACCTTGTCGCCCTCGACGGAGACGGGCCGCGCGACGACGAGCACCTCGGCGTCCATGGGCGTGGGCCGCGCGAGCTTCACGTGGAACTCGGCCGTCACCGTGCTTGGCGCCTCCGCGAGCTTGCGCTCGCGCATGAGCGTCGTGAGCGCGCACCAGTTCGAGTGGCAGTCCAGAAGCGCGCCCACGATGCCGCCGTTCAGCACGCCCGGGAAGGCCGCGTGGTGCGGCTGCGGCCGGAAGCGCGCCACGAAGCGGTCGCCCTCCCACCGGCTCTTGATCCGCAGCCCCTTCTCGTTGGCGGGCCCGCAGCCAAAGCAGATCGCCTGCGGCGCGTAGCGGTCCTGCACGGCCGGTTCGTCCACGGGCTTTGCAAGCGCGGGTTGTCTACTTAGCGTATGCCGGTTGCGCGCCGCCGCGTGCGATGATCATTCATCGCAACCTGCGGTCCTGCGAGAAGGCGCCCGCCCGGTCATGCGGCCGCGCGAGGTCGTCTGCGCACGGGGGGCGATGATCGAACGACCGTTCTGCCAAGGTGTCGTCAGTCGTTCGACCGAAAAATCTCCAATGGAATCGTACTCGGAAAGGTTTATTGCAGGTTCTTCATACATGGGCTCATTCCCCGAAATGGGCGGGGAGGGATCGCATGGTCGTGCAAGCCGAATACATCTGGATGGACGGGGCCGCGCCGACGCAGAAGCTTCGCAGCAAGACGAAGATCCTCGAGATCGACGCGGTGAAGTCGTTGAAGGACCTTCCCGAGTGGGGCTTCGACGGCTCCTCGACGGG contains:
- a CDS encoding helix-turn-helix domain-containing protein; its protein translation is MPINGQRVEKLREYGLTEYEARAYLALLDLGSATAHDAARVSRVPRTKIYAVLDDLHGKQLAEIIPERPKRYQPVPFHEYLEAVERAQRARLARIESDKGFFGGQGAKPRAVAVDRAGTFHVLKGRRNVAQKQNEMLGRAHREILATGSQWAGIRLAHSLPALREKAAAGVAVRVLCPVEPRNLDPLSAVAEVGVVRHPPESARLPQAGPASILLIDDREAIVCHHVPDDEHIFQGEDVAMWTDDSAIVAELRGLLEERWDRSEEFSVRVEALSGTLLAPADAEAPAARREARQ
- a CDS encoding helix-turn-helix domain-containing protein, whose amino-acid sequence is MEPRKIAKLQELGLTEYEARAYLALLEVTHAETQGAIAGRVAEVSRVPRTKIYDTLQSLARKGLLDMVPERPMRYVPRPLSEFLSAREDEMRKRLTTLEEEREALAAEFLPNGGLAVEGDGQFTLLRSRAAVEERVAAMMGRARIDVLLAATEGQVRRLAASPEAANEAARNGVAVRILAPLTERNRAAARALSEIAELRPMRWEENPGVAALIVDGEEAMLLHVLPDDDHLYVGSDVGLWTNDKAMVAGIRAMLELPWRLAHGLAAQRVASATA
- a CDS encoding isocitrate lyase/PEP mutase family protein; amino-acid sequence: MPRNPSRAKTPSSMPRVPDTPFRTANQPEAFRALLAFRPYVFTTGIHSPFQAMLARMAGLPCVYMSGYSTALGRLGVADLGFPTLTEMVDNAKYIARAAGIPVIADADDGYGDAKIVQRTVAEFEQVGVAGIHLEDQTLPKRCGHLGGKRVIPVDEAVGKFRAAVDARVNPNFFLIARTDAYGAANARGDGFEESLERGRRYADAGMDMVWPEMPTASRDDAVRWSEAFRETHPDVPLGFNYSSSFRWHEEEDPLTVSELGKLGYRYIFTTLGAIHAEALAVLEYMEGMRRTEERAVFRLERMRRGAPTESHHVLGRFEHFKEIEKRYLPPEEVKARYALSTGFGADGGKLRPTATGGGGSRRNGHGAARAAARGVRSRARRA
- a CDS encoding CoA ester lyase, with the protein product MPVAPSHNGGRAANGRPFRLRRSQLAVPASNPRMMEKAALSEADEVFLDLEDAVAPSKKPEARKLLVTALGELDFGKRTVCYRINGLDTSWWYEDVIQVVSAAGDRIHDLMIPKVETPGQVEAVDLLLAQVEANAGLEPGRIGLEAQIEGPRGAANAREIARASPRLEALIFGPGDFAAAVGMPTPMIGDDAPYESHAWHAILSWLVWSGKAAGLAVLDGPYARIDDAAGYRRSCERARFLGVDGKWAIHPDQIPIANEVFAPTKEQTARAVHVLSVYEKALAEGKGALKLDGEMVDAATLRMANTTIATARAAGLL
- a CDS encoding PaaI family thioesterase, producing the protein MDEPAVQDRYAPQAICFGCGPANEKGLRIKSRWEGDRFVARFRPQPHHAAFPGVLNGGIVGALLDCHSNWCALTTLMRERKLAEAPSTVTAEFHVKLARPTPMDAEVLVVARPVSVEGDKVTVEAQLEALGKVTARCTGVFVAVGPGHPAYHRWS